A window of the Sporosarcina sp. FSL K6-2383 genome harbors these coding sequences:
- the infC gene encoding translation initiation factor IF-3, whose product MSKDMYVNEGIRARELRIIDHNGDQLGIKTRTEALEIAARANLDLVLVAPQAKPPVARIMDYGKFKFEQQKKDREVRKNQKIILLKEVRLSPTIDEHDFQTKLRNAIKFLEKGDKVKCSIRFRGRAITHKEIGQRVLDRFAEACKDVSTVEQRPKMEGRSMFLVLAPTAEKQ is encoded by the coding sequence ATTAGCAAAGACATGTACGTAAATGAGGGTATTCGTGCCCGCGAGCTGCGAATTATCGACCATAACGGCGATCAGCTCGGAATCAAAACTCGTACCGAGGCACTAGAAATCGCCGCTCGTGCGAATTTGGATCTCGTCCTTGTCGCTCCACAAGCGAAACCCCCAGTAGCTCGTATCATGGACTATGGGAAGTTCAAATTTGAGCAACAGAAAAAGGACCGCGAAGTACGTAAAAATCAGAAGATTATCCTACTCAAAGAAGTTCGACTAAGCCCGACAATCGACGAGCATGATTTTCAAACGAAACTACGTAACGCAATCAAATTCCTTGAAAAAGGCGACAAAGTAAAATGCTCTATCCGTTTCCGTGGACGTGCAATTACACACAAGGAAATTGGACAGCGTGTCCTTGACCGTTTCGCAGAAGCGTGCAAAGATGTATCTACGGTTGAACAAAGACCGAAGATGGAAGGTCGCAGTATGTTCTTAGTACTTGCACCAACTGCTGAAAAACAGTAA
- a CDS encoding sigma-w pathway protein ysdB, with the protein MPLLIRFVIIAFIIYLFYRGIRYLTDPKRKLDEAYEQQQFYFYDDVKNVRKNFFITYKGAMFEGEKYLGTTEDSFDVVSIFVWVKDEAKLQGFTKDDFHFLKSEILSNYPKADIGWKNPIEQLMNA; encoded by the coding sequence ATGCCATTGCTGATCCGTTTTGTCATTATCGCCTTCATCATTTATTTATTTTACCGAGGTATTCGTTATTTAACGGACCCTAAACGAAAATTAGATGAAGCTTATGAACAACAGCAATTTTACTTTTATGATGATGTGAAAAATGTTCGAAAAAACTTCTTCATTACGTACAAAGGTGCTATGTTTGAAGGCGAGAAATACTTAGGAACAACTGAGGACTCATTTGATGTTGTATCCATTTTCGTCTGGGTAAAAGACGAAGCAAAACTACAAGGTTTCACAAAGGATGATTTCCATTTCCTTAAATCCGAGATTCTTTCTAACTATCCAAAAGCAGATATCGGTTGGAAAAATCCTATTGAGCAATTGATGAATGCTTAA
- a CDS encoding DUF1294 domain-containing protein: MQSIIISWIMFMSIWVFAAMGYDKRQAKKRGRRVPERNLWLLAILGGGIGAYLGMQMFRHKTRHTSFRIGFLLLAMVYGVGMLYLLGVRMPGGFTA, from the coding sequence GTGCAATCGATAATAATAAGTTGGATTATGTTTATGTCCATTTGGGTTTTTGCAGCAATGGGGTATGATAAGCGACAAGCGAAGAAAAGAGGGCGCAGAGTGCCAGAAAGAAATTTATGGTTACTGGCGATCCTTGGCGGTGGCATTGGTGCTTATTTAGGTATGCAAATGTTTCGTCATAAGACACGGCACACATCATTCCGTATCGGCTTCCTTCTATTAGCAATGGTTTATGGGGTGGGTATGTTATATTTGTTAGGTGTTCGGATGCCTGGGGGATTCACCGCATAA
- the rplT gene encoding 50S ribosomal protein L20, with amino-acid sequence MPRVKGGTVTRKRRNRVLKLAKGYYGSKHRLYKVANQQVMKSFNYAYRDRRQKKREFRKLWITRINAAARINGLSYSTLMHGLKVAGIDVNRKMLADLAVTDASAFAQLADAAKKSIAK; translated from the coding sequence ATGCCACGCGTAAAAGGTGGAACAGTGACGCGCAAGCGTCGTAATCGAGTATTGAAATTAGCAAAAGGTTATTACGGTTCAAAACATAGACTTTACAAAGTCGCAAACCAACAGGTCATGAAATCATTTAACTATGCATACCGTGACCGTCGTCAAAAGAAACGTGAATTCCGTAAACTTTGGATCACACGTATCAATGCAGCTGCACGTATTAACGGTCTTTCATACAGTACACTTATGCACGGTTTAAAAGTGGCTGGCATCGACGTTAACCGCAAAATGCTAGCTGATCTTGCGGTAACTGACGCATCAGCGTTTGCACAACTTGCAGATGCAGCTAAAAAATCAATCGCAAAATAA
- the rpmI gene encoding 50S ribosomal protein L35 has protein sequence MPKMKTHRGSAKRFKKTGSGKLKRGRAYTSHLFANKSTKAKRHLRKASLVSSGDYKRIREMLTYVK, from the coding sequence ATGCCAAAAATGAAAACTCACCGCGGTTCAGCGAAACGTTTCAAAAAAACCGGTTCTGGTAAATTGAAACGCGGCCGTGCTTACACAAGTCACCTTTTTGCGAATAAATCGACAAAAGCGAAACGCCACCTGCGTAAAGCTTCACTCGTTTCTTCAGGAGACTACAAACGTATCCGCGAAATGCTGACATACGTAAAATAA